The following proteins come from a genomic window of Microtus ochrogaster isolate Prairie Vole_2 chromosome 7, MicOch1.0, whole genome shotgun sequence:
- the Tmem94 gene encoding transmembrane protein 94 isoform X2, with protein sequence MDLKEKHLGEPPLALGLTTRKALSVLKEQLEAVLEKHLKERKKCRTWKETWRSSFLHLSNRCSCFHWPGASLMLLAVLLLLCCCGGQPAGSHGVELVNASALFLLLLLDLILIGRQDRLKRQEVERRLRGIIDQIQDALRDGKEITWPNAMYPDLHMPFAPSWSLHWAYRDGHLVNLPVSLLVEGDIIALRPGQESFASLRGIKDDEHIVLEPGDLFPPFSPPPSPRGEVKKGPQNPQQYRLFRVLETPVIDSVRWCLDMALLRPVTALDNERFTVQSVMLHYAVPVVLAGFLITNALRFMFNAPGVTSWQYTLLQLQVNGMLPILPLLFPVLWVLATACGEARVLAQMSKASPSSLLAKFSEDTLSSYTETVSSQEMLRCIWGHFLRVIQGTSPTLSHSASLLHSLGSVTVLCCVDKQGILSWPNPSPETVLFFSGKVEPPHSSHEDLTDDLSTRSFCHPEVEEEPHERDALLAGSLNNTLHLSNEQERGDWPGDGPKPSEPYSHHKVHGRSKHPSGSNVSFSRDTEGGEEEPSKVQPGTEGDPYEAEDFVCDYHLEMLSLSQDQQNPSCIQFDDSNWQLHLTSLKPLGLNVLLNLCNASVTERLCRFSDHLCNIALQESHSAVLPVHVPWGLCELARLIGFTPGAKELFKQENHLALYRLPSAETVKETALGRPSCVTKRRPPLSHMISLFIKDTATSTEQMLSHGTADVVLEACTDFWDGADIYPLSGSDRKKVLDFYQRACLSGYCSAFAYKPMNCTLSSQLNGKCIELVQVPGQNSIFTMCELPSTVPIKPNIRRNSWSSDEGIGEVLEKEDCMQALSGQIFMGMVSSQYQARLDIVRLIDGLVNACIRFVYFSLEDELKSKVFAEKMGLETGWNCHISLTPNGDMPGSEIPPSSPSHAGSLHDDLNQVSRDDAEGLLLLEEEGHSDLISFQPTDSDIPSFLEDCNRAKLPRGIHQVRPHLQNIDNVPLLVPLFTDCTPDTMCEMIKIMQEYGEVTCCLGSSANLRNSCLFLQSDVSIALDPLYPSRCSWETFGYATSTTMAQASDGLSPLQLSGQLNSLPCSLTFRQEETISIIRLIEQARHATYGIRKCFLFLLQCQLTLVIIQFLSCLVQLPPLLSTTDILWLSCFCYPLLSISLLGKPPHSSIMSMATGKNLQSIPKKTQHYFLLCFLLKFSLTISSCLICFGFTLQSFCDSARARNLTNCSSVMLCSNDDRAPAWFGDFANGLLSAQKLTAALIVLHTVFISITHVHRTKPLWRKSPLTNLWWAVTVPVVLLGQVVQTVVDLQLWTHRDTRVHFGLEDVPLLTWLLGCLSLVLVVVTNEIVKLHEIRVRVRYQKRQKLQFETKLGMNSPF encoded by the exons GGAGAGCCCCCCTTGGCCCTGGGCCTGACTACCCGGAAGGCCCTCAGTGTCCTGAAAGAACAGCTGGAGGCTGTGTTGGAGAAACACCTCAAGGAACGGAAGAAATGTCGCACATGGAAG GAGACATGGAGAAGCAGCTTCCTGCACCTTAGTAACCGCTGCTCCTGTTTCCACTGGCCGGGGGCTTCTCTCATGCTGTTGGCTgtgctgctgttgctgtgttGCTGTGGGGGCCAGCCAGCCGGGAG CCATGGAGTGGAGCTGGTAAATGCCTCTGCCCTGTTCCTGTTGCTGCTTCTGGATCTCATCCTTATCGGGCGGCAAGATCGGCTGAAGCGCCAGGAGGTGGAACGCAGGCTCCGGGGGATCATTGACCAAATTCAAG ATGCTCTCAGGGATGGAAAGGAGATCACATGGCCAAACGCCATGTATCCAGACCTCCACATGCCCTTTGCACCGTCCTGGTCCCTGCACTGGGCTTACAGAGATGGACACCTGGTGAACCTGCCAGTTAGCCTGTTGGTAGAAGGAGACATCATAGCCCTGAGGCCTGGCCAGGAGTCCTTCGCCTCCCTGAGGGGCATCAAG GATGACGAGCACATTGTCCTGGAGCCGGGAGACCTGTTCCCCCCCTTCTCTCCACCGCCCTCCCCGAGGGGGGAAGTGAAGAAGGGACCACAGAACCCCCAGCAGTACCGGCTCTTCCGCGTCCTGGAGACTCCTGTGATTGACAGCGTCAG atggTGCCTGGACATGGCCCTGTTGCGCCCGGTCACCGCTCTGGACAATGAAAGGTTCACAGTCCAGTCGGTGATGCTTCACTATGCCGTGCCGGTGGTCCTG GCTGGCTTTCTCATCACCAATGCCCTGCGCTTCATGTTCAATGCTCCTGGGGTCACTTCATGGCAGTACAcccttctccagctccag GTGAATGGCATGTTGCCcatcctccctctgctcttcccagtCCTCTGGGTCCTGGCTACCGCCTGTGGAGAAGCTCGTGTTCTGGCCCAGATGAGCAAGGCCTCACCCAGCTCCCTG ctggcCAAGTTCTCAGAGGATACTCTCAGCAGTTACACTGAAACTGTCTCCTCTCAG GAAATGCTACGATGCATTTGGGGTCACTTCCTGAGGGTGATCCAGGGGACATCTCCAACACTGAGCCACAGCGCCAGTCTGCTGCACAGCTTGGGCTCTGTCACG GTGCTGTGCTGTGTGGACAAGCAGGGGATCCTGTCATGGCCAAACCCCAGCCCAGAAACTGTGCTCTTCTTCAGTGGGAAGGTGGAACCCCCTCACAGCAGCCATGAGGACCTCACAGACGACCTGTCCACCCGCTCCTTCTGCCATCCAGAGGTAGAGGAGGAG CCCCATGAACGAGATGCCCTCCTTGCTGGCTCCCTGAACAATACCCTGCACCTTTCCAACGAGCAGGAGCGTGGTGACTGGCCTGGCGACGGTCCCAAGCCCTCGGAGCCCTACTCTCATCACAAAGTACACGGCCGCAGCAAACACCCATCTGGTTCCAACGTGAGCTTCAGCAGGGACactgaaggaggggaggaagagcccAGCAAG GTCCAGCCTGGGACAGAAGGTGATCCCTATGAGGCCGAGGACTTTGTGTGTGACTACCACCTGGAGATGTTGAGCCTGTCCCAAGACCAGCAGAACCCTTCATGCATCCAGTTTGATGATTCCAACTGGCAGTTACACCTCACCTCCCTCAAGCCGCTGGGCCTCAACGTGCTGCTGAACTTGTGTAACGCCAGCGTCACGGAGCGCCTGTGCCGCTTTTCCGACCACCTGTGCAACATCGCTCTGCAGGAGAGCCACAGTGCGGTGCTGCCCGTGCACGTGCCCTGGGGCCTCTGCGAGCTGGCCCGGCTCATTG GCTTCACTCCAGGGGCCAAGGAACTCTTCAAGCAGGAGAACCACCTGGCGCTCTACCGCCTCCCCAGCGCTGAGACGGTGAAGGAGACGGCGCTGGGGCGGCCCTCCTGTGTCACCAAGCGGCGCCCCCCACTCAGCCACATGATCAGCCTTTTCATCAAAGACACTGCCACCA GCACAGAGCAGATGCTGTCCCACGGCACTGCTGACGTGGTGTTGGAGGCCTGCACAGACTTCTGGGATGGCGCTGACATCTACCCTCTTTCGGGTTCTGACAG AAAGAAAGTGCTGGATTTCTACCAGCGAGCCTGCCTGTCTGGTTATTGCTCTGCCTTCGCCTACAAGCCCATGAACTGCACCCTGTCCTCCCAGCTCAATGGCAAGTGTATTGAGCTGGTACAGGTACCCGGCCAGAACAGCATCTTCACCATGTGCGAGCTGCCCAGCACCGTCCCCATCAAACCCAACATCCGCCGCAACAGCTGGAGTTCTGATG AAGGGATCGgggaggtgctggagaaggaagactGCATGCAGGCCCTGAGCGGTCAGATCTTCATGGGCATGGTGTCCTCCCAGTACCAGGCCCGGCTGGACATCGTGCGCCTCATCGATGGGCTGGTCAACGCCTGCATCCGCTTTGTCTACTTCTCTCTGGAGGACGAGCTCAAAAGCAAG GTATTTGCTGAAAAGATGGGCCTGGAGACAGGCTGGAACTGCCATATCTCCCTCACACCCAATGGCGACATGCCTGGCTCTGAgatccctccctccagccccagccatgCAGGCTCTCTCCATGACGACCTGAATCAGG TGTCCCGAGATGATGCAGAAGGACTCCTCCTCTTGGAGGAGGAGGGTCATTCAGACCTCATCAGCTTCCAGCCTACGGACAGTGACATCCCTAGCTTCCTGGAGGACTGTAACCGG gccAAGCTACCCCGGGGCATCCACCAGGTGCGGCCCCACCTGCAGAACATTGACAACGTGCCACTGTTGGTGCCCCTCTTCACTGACTGTACCCCTGATA cCATGTGTGAGATGATAAAGATCATGCAGGAATATGGGGAGGTGACCTGCTGCCTGGGCAGCTCTGCCAACCTGCGGAacagctgcctcttcctccagagtgatGTCAG CATTGCCCTGGATCCCCTGTACCCATCCCGCTGCTCCTGGGAGACCTTTGGTTATGCCACCAGCACCACCATGGCCCAGGCCTCCGATGGCCTTTCTCCCCTGCAGCTATCAGGGCAACTCAACAGCCTGCCTTGCTCCCTGACCTTTCGCCAGGAAGAGACCATCAGCATCATCCGGCTCATTGAGCAG GCTCGGCACGCCACCTATGGCATCCGTAAgtgcttcctcttcctgttgcAGTGCCAGCTGACCCTTGTGATCATTCAG TTCCTTTCTTGTCTGGTTCAGCTGCCACCACTCCTGAGTACCACAGACATCTTATGGTTGTCCTGCTTTTGTTATCCTCTGCTCAG CATCTCTCTGTTGGGGAAGCCACCACATAGTTCCATCATGTCTATGGCAACAGGCAAAAACCTTCAATCCATTCCTAAGAAG ACCCAGCactacttcctgctctgcttcttgcTCAAGTTCAGCCTCACCATCAGCTCGTGCCTCATCTGCTTTGGCTTCACACTGCAGAGCTTCTGTGACAGTGCCCGGGCCCGCAACCTCACCAACTGCTCCTCAGTCATGCTTTGCAG CAATGATGACAGAGCTCCAGCCTGGTTTGGAGATTTCGCCAATGGGTTGCTGTCAGCGCAGAAGCTTACAGCTGCCCTGATCGTACTGCATACCG TCTTTATCTCCATCACCCATGTCCATCGCACTAAGCCTCTGTGGAGGAAGAGCCCCTTGACAAACCTCTGGTGGGCAGTGAC